The following proteins are encoded in a genomic region of Oncorhynchus kisutch isolate 150728-3 linkage group LG4, Okis_V2, whole genome shotgun sequence:
- the LOC109888681 gene encoding ETS homologous factor-like, which yields MVRHTTCIMSIPSTASIESQLPTTWSSYPCPDISTVMPGYTSRLWSQDYKPQYWSKYLVWQWLQQMVDMHQIDTASIHFQNFDVDGHQLCSMTYQDFTRAAGTVGPILYQSLNELKWRGQYPGVEFNPLDIIKSEPDDFPCPFPEPSIYPADIFDPSSQCLAPVASPTTSSPDRHPHQMKKHNPRGTHLWEFIRDILLNPERNSGLLKWEDRTDGVFRFLKSEAVAQLWGKKKNNSSMTYEKLSRAMRYYYKREILEHVDGRRLVYKFGKNAQGWRESEK from the exons ATGGTCCGTCATACCACCTGTATCATGAGCATCCCTTCCACTGCCAGCATTGAGAGCCAGCTGCCCACAACATGGAGCTCCTACCCCTGCCCAGACA TTTCCACAGTGATGCCCGGTTACACCAGTCGCCTGTGGTCCCAGGACTACAAGCCTCAGTATTGGTCAAAGTACCTGGTGTGGCAGTGGCTGCAGCAGATGGTGGACATGCACCAGATTGACACTGCAAGCATCCACTTCCAGAACTTTGACGTGGACGGCCATCAACTGTGCAGCATGACCTACCAGGACTTCACACGGGCCGCGGGCACCGTGGGGCCTATCCTCTACCAAAGCCTCAACGAGCTCAAATGGAGGG GGCAGTATCCTGGAGTGGAGTTTAACCCACTGGACATTATCAAATCAGAGCCAGATG atTTCCCTTGTCCATTCCCAGAACCTAGCATATATCCTGCAG acatttttgatcCCTCATCTCAATGTCTTGCACCTGTGGCATCACCCACTACCTCAAGTCCAG ACCGTCACCCTCATCAGATGAAAAAACACA ACCCCCGGGGGACCCACCTGTGGGAGTTCATTAGGGACATTCTGCTGAACCCAGAGCGGAACTCAGGCCTGCTCAAGTGGGAGGACCGGACAGATGGCGTGTTCCGTTTCCTCAAGTCAGAGGCTGTTGCTCAGCTGTGGGGCAAGAAGAAGAACAACAGCAGCATGACCTACGAGAAGCTCAGCCGAGCTATGAG ATATTACTACAAACGGGAAATCCTGGAACACGTGGATGGCCGAAGGCTGGTCTACAAGTTTGGGAAAAATGCACAAGGATGGAGGGAGTCAGAAAAGTAA